From one Botrytis cinerea B05.10 chromosome 7, complete sequence genomic stretch:
- the Bcnma gene encoding Bcnma, which produces MSKNLYAQLRHDLANFVAHKFRPTSLATINCSLVRQLLLHYTRNSSSLIPSALPTTYTRSLSTSHYLRKDESIDMIGTNGVATRSKRKSHPTGPERPQKQLRALNGKESTGVNTPEIDLSDDEYDADGLQLLPSNVSPDTAEWQATIERVVRNVVSIRFCQTCSFDTDPALTSEATGFVVDAERGYILTNRHVVGSGPFWGYCVFDNHEEVDAYPVYRDPVHDFGILRFDPKAIKYMPVTALGLRPDLAKVGSEIRVVGNDAGEKLSILSGVISRLDRNAPEYGDGYCDFNTNYIQAAAAASGGSSGSPVVNIDGYAVALQAGGRSDGAATDYFLPLDRPLRALQCVQEGKPITRGTIQCQWLIKPFDECRRLGLTPDWEGIVRKGFPKETGMLVAEIVLPEGPSHKLIEEGDLLLKVNGELLTQFIRLDDILDSSVGQTVSFLIQRGGENIEVAVNVGDLHMITPDRFVSVAGGSFHDLSYQQARLYGVACKGVFMCEASGSFRFEGTDNGWMIQTIDHKKTPDLNSFIEVMKKIPDRERVVVTYKHLRDLHTLNTGILQIDRHWSSKMRLAVRNDITGLWDFSDLADALPPTTPVARSANFIQLENSQHPAVADIVRSFVRVLCHMPVKLDGYPRNRKWGMGVVIDAEKGLVVISRAVVPYDLCDISITIADSIIVEGKVVFLHPLQNYAIIQYDPSLVLAPVQSARLSNKQPSQGASTYFIGFNTNMRIVVAKTTITEITAVAIPANAASPRYRAINIDAITVDTSLSGQCGSGVLIGEDGVVQALWLTYLGERSPSSSKDVEYYLGLATPTLLPVIERIQNEEKPRLRMLSVEFNTIQMAQARVMGVSEEWIHKVAEDNRSRHQLFMVRKRTFERNSESGALLEGDIILSLNGKIITRVNEFDVMYDHDVLDAVIVRDCKEMNLKLDTVSADDLETDRAISFCGAILHRPHHAVRQQISKLHSEVYVAARTRGSPSYQYNLTPTNFVTHVNGKPTPDLEAFLKVVIQIPDNTYFRIKVVTFDNVPWVITMKKNDHYFPTTEWIKDPSEKSGWRRITYEMGNVVEGEGKEGIGSVVGDDVGDFDVAGGSDDPMSFKSLL; this is translated from the exons ATGAGTAAGAATTTGTATGCGCAACTAAGACACGACTTGGCCAATTTCGTTGCACATAAATTCCGTCCGACAAGCCTTGCGACAATAAACTGTTCACTGGTTCGACAATTACTTCTGCACTATACTCGAAACTCCTCTTCATTGATTCCATCTGCGCTTCCAACCACATATACCCGCTCCTTGAGTACCTCTCATTATTTAAGGAAAGACGAATCAATCGATATGATCGGCACCAACGGCGTTGCAACGCGCTCGAAAAGAAAGTCGCATCCAACGGGGCCCGAGAGACCTCAGAAGCAACTCCGAGCCTTGAATGGAAAAGAGTCAACAGGCGTCAATACTCCAGAAATCGACCTTTCCGACGATGAATACGATGCTGATGGACTACAACTGTTACCATCGAATGTATCACCAGATACGGCTGAATGGCAGGCCACCATTGAGCGAGTGGTACGAAATGTAGTTTCGATCCGATTCTGCCAGACTTGTTCTTTTGACACAGACCCTGCATTAACCAGTGAAGCTACTGGTTTTGTGGTAGATGCAGAAAGAGG ATACATTTTGACCAATCGACATGTTGTTGGATCAGGACCTTTCTGGGGATATTGCGTTTTCGATAATCACGAAGAAGTTGATGCTTACCCAGTTTATCGTGACCCTGTTCACGATTTTGGTATATTACGATTTGACCCTAAAGCTATAAAATACATGCCTGTTACAGCTCTGGGACTACGACCAGATCTTGCCAAGGTAGGATCGGAGATTAGAGTGGTGGGTAACGATGCCGGAGAGAAGCTCAGTATTTTATCGGGAGTCATCAGTAGATTGGACAGAAATGCGCCGGAATACGGTGACGGATATTGTGATTTCAATACCAATTACATacaagctgctgctgctgcgaGTGGGGGAAGTTCTGGAAGTCCAGTCGTTAAT ATTGATGGATACGCGGTTGCCCTACAAGCGGGTGGAAGAAGTGATGGTGCCGCAACCGATTATTTCTTGCCACTCGATCGACCTTTGAGAGCTCTTCAATGCGTCCAAGAGGGTAAACCCATTACCCGGGGAACTATTCAATGTCAATGGTTGATCAAGCCTTTTGATGAATGCCGGAGACTTGGTTTGACACCCGATTGGGAAGGCATTGTTCGAAAAGGATTTCCCAAGGAGACCGGTATGCTCGTGGCAGAAATTGTTCTTCCGGAAGGACCGTCACataaattgattgaagaaggagATCTACTACTCAAGGTCAATGGCGAACTATTGACACAATTCATTCGTTTGGATGATATCCTTGATTCCAGTGTTGGTCAGACGGTAAGCTTCCTTATACAGCGTGGTGGTGAAAATATCGAGGTTGCGGTTAATGTTGGAGATCTTCATATGATTACACCAGATCGTTTTGTCTCTGTCGCAGGAGGCAGCTTTCATGATTTGTCGTATCAGCAAGCACGTCTGTATGGTGTTGCTTGTAAAGGTGTCTTCATGTGCGAAGCCAGTGGATCATTTCGATTCGAAGGCACCGATAATGGCTGGATGATTCAAACCATTGATCACAAGAAGACACCTGATTTGAACAGCTTCATTGAAGTCATGAAGAAAATTCCGGACCGAGAGAGGGTCGTAGTAACATACAAACATCTCCGAGATCTCCACACTCTAAATACCGGCATTCTCCAAATTGACCGCCATTGGTCAAGTAAGATGAGATTGGCCGTCAGAAATGACATCACTGGTCTTTGGGACTTTTCGGATTTAGCCGACGCTCTCCCACCCACAACACCTGTAGCTAGGTCTGCAAATTTCATACAACTGGAGAACTCACAGCATCCAGCGGTAGCGGATATCGTTCGAAGCTTCGTTCGAGTGCTATGTCACATGCCTGTCAAACTAGACGGCTACCCCCGGAACCGCAAGTGGGGTATGGGCGTTGTTATCGATGCTGAGAAAGGATTGGTTGTCATATCTAGAGCCGTCGTTCCATACGATCTATGTGATATTTCGATCACAATTGCCGATTCCATAATTGTGGAAGGAAAGGTAGTATTCCTGCACCCTCTACAAAATTATGCCATTATCCAATACGACCCGTCGCTGGTTCTTGCCCCTGTGCAAAGCGCAAGATTGAGCAATAAGCAGCCCTCCCAAGGAGCTTCAACATACTTCATTGGTTTCAACACCAATATGCGAATTGTCGTTGCTAAAACCACCATCACTGAAATTACTGCTGTTGCTATCCCTGCAAATGCTGCATCTCCAAGATATCGGGCCATCAACATTGATGCTATCACTGTTGACACAAGCCTGAGTGGTCAATGTGGAAGTGGTGTGCTTATCGGTGAAGATGGCGTTGTTCAAGCCTTGTGGTTGACCTACTTGGGAGAGAGATCTCCATCCAGCTCAAAGGATGTCGAATATTATCTTGGTCTTGCCACTCCTACACTTTTACCCGTCATCGAGAGAATACAAAATGAGGAGAAGCCTAGGCTACGCATGTTGAGTGTTGAATTCAATACCATCCAAATGGCTCAAGCTCGTGTCATGGGTGTCTCCGAAGAATGGATTCATAAGGTTGCCGAAGACAATCGATCTCGCCATCAACTTTTCATGGTCCGAAAGCGCACCTTTGAGCGGAATAGTGAGTCGGGTGCTCTTTTGGAAGGAGACATCATTCTATCTCTTAATGGTAAAATCATTACTCGGGTCAATGAATTTGATGTAATGTACGACCATGACGTTCTTGATGCAGTCATTGTCCGCGATTGTAAGGAAATGAACCTTAAGCTTGACACTGTTTCAGCAGATGATCTCGAGACTGACCGGGCCATTTCCTTCTGTGGAGCTATTCTACATCGTCCTCATCATGCTGTCCGCCAACAAATTTCTAAACTCCATAGTGAGGTTTACGTTGCAGCGAGAACAAGAGGATCACCATCTTACCAGTACAACCTCACCCCAACTAACTTCGTAACCCATGTCAATGGGAAACCAACACCAGATTTGGAAGCATTCTTGAAGGTGGTCATCCAGATTCCTGATAATACAT ATTTCCGCATCAAGGTAGTAACCTTTGATAACGTCCCGTGGGTTATcacaatgaagaagaatgatcACTACTTCCCAACTACAGAGTGGATTAAAGACCCCTCGGAAAAGAGTGGTTGGAGAAGAATCACCTACGAAATGGGCAATGTCGTGGAAGGTGAAGGTAAAGAAGGCATTGGCAGCGTAGTTGGCGATGACGTCggagattttgatgttgCGGGAGGATCTGACGACCCTATGTCTTTCAAGTCTTTGTTGTGA